GCCTCAAACCCCTGTCTTACCTGTTCATCATATACAATATTCTGTTGAAACTCCTTGCTAAGTTTTAAAGCTACTGCATCTTTTACATCCTTTATACTAATCATAGGCCGTGCTCCCTGATTACATTATCAAGCCAGTTTGACAAATACCCCGGAAGTTCTTTATTTAATTCCTCTATACTTATTTTAAGCATGTGTTTACCTGGGACAAAATCAATGGTACCACGCTTTTTATAAGTATCTGGATGATCAGTTTTACCAAGTCTTGTCCTATGTCCATATTCAACATGGCTTGCATAATCAAGGATATTGAACACTTCTATATAGTATCCGTTGCCCTCTTTAACTAAGTTTCCTATATGCCATTTTTTTCTTAAGTCTCCGCCAGTATGCCCATCCTTATAAACTCCAACTGGAGTTCTCTTTTTAACTTTTGCTAAAAGTCTATTTGCAAGCTTGTATATTTCCTTTTCAAGTTCTTCAGGAAACTTAATCTCTGCAAGTTCCATCAAAGCATTTTTGAATTCATCCAATCCTTCTATATGAAACCCCATTATGATTTCTCCTTTCTTAAAAGAGGTACCTCTAAATGACTTGCATAATAAAAAGGCTCTCCTGCTTCATATTTTCTCTTAGTACCATTTTCGAATGTAACCTCTACATCATCACCTGAAGCTATAGGAGTATCAGGCGCACAGAATAGTATTGAATTGTACTGAATATTATTTGTAGTATCAGTTTGATTTACATTTGCTACATCCTTTTTAGATATAGCACAACTGATATTCTCCACTTTTATTCCTGGCTTAAATGCTGTAGCCCCATTAGGTTTTGTATATGGGACCTGTCCTGATATAGTTACTTTATCAAAGTAAGTAAGTGCCAATATTTCTGCTTCCGTCATATGAATCTAACCTTTCTAAAAGAATTTAATTCTTTTTTATCCTGATCTGTTAAGTTTACCAATTCAGTTTGAGTTTTTTGTCCTGTATATTCAAATCGAGTATCTCCTCTTTGAATCGACTTAATATTGTTAGTTGTATCCGGGGCTTTTAAAATTAATACAACCTTGTTTTCTATAAAAGGTATGATTTCTTCTGGCAGACTAGATAAATTACAATATTTTAAAACCTTTT
This genomic interval from Clostridium kluyveri contains the following:
- a CDS encoding HK97 gp10 family phage protein, whose product is MGFHIEGLDEFKNALMELAEIKFPEELEKEIYKLANRLLAKVKKRTPVGVYKDGHTGGDLRKKWHIGNLVKEGNGYYIEVFNILDYASHVEYGHRTRLGKTDHPDTYKKRGTIDFVPGKHMLKISIEELNKELPGYLSNWLDNVIREHGL
- a CDS encoding phage head-tail connector protein — its product is MLENIKMLLGIASEDTSKDALINYYTDAITKKVLKYCNLSSLPEEIIPFIENKVVLILKAPDTTNNIKSIQRGDTRFEYTGQKTQTELVNLTDQDKKELNSFRKVRFI